The following are encoded together in the Pedobacter steynii genome:
- a CDS encoding GlcG/HbpS family heme-binding protein encodes MNLTYSVAAKALDAAIKKANSLHIPVSIALVDNGGHLVSFGRLDSVYGVIDFAIKKARTAAMFGVDSDIMGTIIAGAEMHGYGMINANGGLLTIAGGVVLKNKDGHIIGAIASSGGSPEQDQEIAMAGAAAIS; translated from the coding sequence ATGAACTTAACCTATAGTGTGGCAGCAAAGGCATTGGATGCCGCCATCAAAAAAGCAAATTCGCTCCACATCCCTGTAAGTATAGCCCTTGTAGACAATGGTGGTCATTTGGTATCCTTTGGGCGCCTGGACAGCGTTTATGGAGTGATCGATTTTGCCATTAAGAAGGCAAGAACTGCAGCGATGTTTGGAGTAGACAGTGATATAATGGGAACCATCATTGCCGGTGCAGAAATGCATGGTTATGGGATGATAAACGCCAATGGCGGTTTGTTGACCATTGCGGGTGGTGTGGTATTGAAAAACAAGGATGGTCATATCATCGGGGCCATTGCTTCTTCCGGAGGAAGCCCTGAGCAGGATCAGGAAATCGCAATGGCGGGAGCTGCCGCCATCTCCTGA
- a CDS encoding helix-turn-helix domain-containing protein, with amino-acid sequence MGEFSEIIFGKLVYSCAFEKYRGDEEFIPEHFLGFQLSGETHAFHAQGNTVITENTIVVVRKNQLIRTIKYPDKSGKYQFVSISLDQETLRQYAIENKIVADAPYQGNQKLFFESDDYLRSYFLSLAPYINKTKEATPRLAALKIREAVELLLQSRPDFKNLLFDFSEPYKIDLEEFMNQNYMFNVPVESFAKLTGRSLSTFKRDFNRTFGISPKRWLLERRLDEAHYLIRHKQKRPAEFYLDLGFENLSHFYFTFKQKFGLTSSEI; translated from the coding sequence ATGGGCGAATTCAGTGAGATCATCTTTGGAAAACTGGTCTATTCCTGTGCTTTTGAAAAATACAGAGGCGATGAGGAATTTATACCTGAGCATTTTCTAGGTTTCCAGTTATCTGGAGAGACCCATGCTTTCCATGCACAAGGGAATACGGTGATTACCGAAAACACCATTGTCGTGGTCAGAAAAAACCAATTGATTCGAACCATCAAATATCCTGACAAGTCTGGCAAATATCAGTTTGTATCCATATCGCTGGATCAGGAAACACTGCGACAATACGCCATTGAAAATAAGATCGTAGCTGATGCACCCTATCAGGGAAATCAGAAACTTTTCTTTGAATCGGATGATTACCTGCGGTCTTATTTTCTTTCTCTTGCCCCATATATCAATAAAACAAAGGAAGCAACGCCAAGACTGGCTGCATTGAAAATCAGGGAAGCCGTGGAATTGCTACTTCAAAGCCGCCCTGATTTTAAAAATCTACTGTTCGACTTTTCCGAACCTTATAAGATAGACCTGGAAGAATTCATGAATCAAAACTACATGTTCAATGTTCCGGTAGAATCCTTTGCGAAACTTACGGGACGTAGTCTGTCTACATTTAAACGGGATTTTAACAGAACCTTCGGCATCTCGCCGAAACGCTGGTTACTGGAAAGACGTTTAGACGAAGCCCACTACCTGATCAGGCACAAGCAAAAAAGGCCTGCAGAATTTTACCTGGACTTAGGCTTTGAGAACCTTTCGCATTTTTACTTTACTTTCAAACAAAAATTCGGTCTGACCTCTTCAGAAATATAA
- a CDS encoding GNAT family N-acetyltransferase, whose translation MLIKYADSDSFKWLAEVEKHITSETLLDKINNRQILIAAVEGREIAYLRFGYFWDNIPFMNLLFVEEDYRKQGVGKRLAEYWESEMCKLGHSLVLTSTLSNEEAQHFYRKLGYQDAGGFTLPGEALEIILVKVISAG comes from the coding sequence ATGCTCATTAAATATGCAGATAGCGATTCTTTTAAATGGCTGGCAGAAGTTGAAAAACACATTACCAGCGAAACCCTTTTAGATAAAATCAACAACAGGCAAATTCTCATTGCAGCAGTTGAAGGCCGCGAAATTGCCTACCTGAGATTCGGATATTTTTGGGATAATATCCCTTTTATGAACCTGCTTTTTGTGGAAGAGGATTATAGGAAACAGGGAGTAGGGAAAAGATTAGCGGAATACTGGGAATCGGAAATGTGTAAGCTGGGACATTCGTTGGTACTAACCTCAACCTTATCCAATGAAGAGGCACAGCATTTTTACAGGAAACTCGGTTATCAGGATGCAGGAGGTTTTACTTTGCCAGGTGAAGCCCTGGAGATCATATTAGTCAAGGTTATATCAGCCGGATAA
- a CDS encoding Gfo/Idh/MocA family protein, with the protein MNRRDFIDKSLKAGLAFTIVPRSVLGGTGFIAPSDRINLGYIGVGKQSYGLMNQLSRCKEVLVQAACDVDARKLNNFLSETNKTQTDLGKPSTQIKGYELYRELLERKDIDAVVIATPDHWHAQIAVDAAKAGKEIYCEKPLASTIDEGRAMVEAARKYKRVFQTGSMQRSSFNFRQAVELVRNGYIGEIKEVNVSIGEPVKQCDLPTMPVPKGLNWDMWVGPSMYRGYHPILAPEFGDPSWAGWRWYRDFGGGYVADWGAHMFDIVQWALDMDSSGPILFVPPKKTAAQNGLSYVYKSGIKVNHVLWGEHNAIQFIGTEGKIEVSRSFIRTSQDKLASLKFSDQDKRVYFSDNHYQDWIDAIKKRSQPICDVEIGHRTSTICNAVNIAYELQKDLRWNPKKEEFDHAYANALRSRPYRGDWDFNAF; encoded by the coding sequence ATGAACAGAAGAGACTTTATTGACAAAAGTTTAAAGGCTGGCCTGGCCTTTACCATCGTTCCCAGATCTGTACTCGGAGGCACTGGTTTTATAGCTCCAAGTGATCGTATTAACCTTGGCTATATTGGCGTCGGCAAGCAATCGTACGGATTGATGAATCAACTGTCCCGATGCAAGGAAGTGCTGGTACAGGCTGCTTGTGATGTAGATGCCAGAAAGCTGAATAATTTTTTATCCGAAACCAACAAAACCCAGACAGATCTTGGAAAGCCATCTACCCAAATAAAGGGTTATGAGCTGTATCGGGAGCTGCTGGAACGTAAGGATATCGATGCTGTAGTTATCGCAACCCCCGATCACTGGCACGCACAGATTGCTGTCGATGCAGCCAAGGCAGGGAAGGAAATCTATTGTGAAAAACCATTGGCCTCAACTATTGACGAGGGCAGAGCAATGGTTGAGGCAGCAAGGAAATACAAGCGTGTATTTCAGACGGGAAGTATGCAGCGCTCTTCTTTCAACTTTAGACAGGCAGTCGAGCTTGTTCGTAATGGCTATATCGGCGAAATTAAGGAAGTAAACGTTTCTATTGGAGAGCCAGTTAAACAATGTGACCTGCCAACCATGCCTGTACCAAAAGGACTGAATTGGGATATGTGGGTAGGGCCATCTATGTACCGTGGCTATCACCCAATACTGGCTCCGGAGTTTGGAGATCCGAGCTGGGCGGGATGGCGTTGGTACAGGGATTTTGGAGGAGGCTATGTGGCTGATTGGGGCGCACATATGTTTGATATCGTGCAATGGGCCCTGGATATGGACAGTAGTGGACCGATTTTGTTTGTCCCACCTAAAAAAACAGCCGCGCAAAATGGCCTCTCGTATGTCTATAAGAGTGGAATCAAGGTTAACCACGTACTTTGGGGCGAGCACAATGCCATACAATTTATCGGTACTGAGGGTAAGATAGAAGTAAGCCGTTCGTTTATCAGAACGAGTCAGGACAAGCTGGCTTCGCTCAAATTCAGTGATCAGGACAAACGGGTCTATTTCAGCGACAACCATTACCAGGATTGGATCGACGCTATTAAAAAACGCTCCCAACCAATATGTGATGTAGAGATTGGGCACAGGACAAGCACGATCTGCAATGCGGTTAATATAGCCTATGAACTACAAAAAGACCTAAGATGGAACCCTAAGAAGGAAGAGTTTGATCATGCATATGCTAATGCATTGAGGAGTAGGCCTTATCGCGGAGATTGGGACTTTAATGCTTTTTAA
- a CDS encoding GNAT family N-acetyltransferase, translating into MGKLINGIFGGFHGRIGNLVGYTLKGKHIIRKIGISTKPLTPARKANCQKMKVVNEILSPSLPVIRAGFRLAIAGTDKNEYNEAVSYNKLNALQGEYPNISLDYTKVLVSMGDLPVAVNPVISQDANGHEIEFSWEVPADLSYQYDNDRAMLMIYFPALKVSCYHLIGSKRAEGKDSIRIDAAHAGERMEAYIAFIKDDGKQVSNSVYAGSLNAGKGVKTEKETAPKTATPILDFSFSGSDFEILNDQNQNSISDEGWSRYCLKNKANDEIIGDFAFKLRRNNQYIGEIKINISPTEQRKGYAKETVSAALSFLFKNAKVNRVVKTIDAQNEAAIALLRSLGFREEGYFIENVFVGGKWINEYQFALLKSEWDLMN; encoded by the coding sequence ATGGGAAAATTAATAAACGGGATATTTGGCGGATTCCATGGCAGAATCGGCAATCTGGTAGGTTATACTTTAAAAGGTAAACACATCATCAGAAAAATAGGTATCAGCACTAAACCGCTTACCCCCGCAAGAAAAGCCAATTGTCAAAAAATGAAGGTAGTCAATGAAATACTAAGCCCTTCACTCCCTGTTATTCGGGCCGGATTCCGTTTGGCAATTGCGGGAACGGACAAAAACGAGTATAATGAAGCCGTTTCTTATAATAAACTGAATGCCCTTCAGGGGGAATATCCAAACATCAGCCTGGATTATACCAAAGTACTGGTTAGCATGGGAGATCTTCCTGTGGCAGTTAACCCTGTTATCAGCCAGGACGCCAATGGTCATGAAATCGAATTTAGCTGGGAAGTACCGGCTGATTTGTCCTATCAATATGATAACGACCGTGCCATGCTAATGATTTATTTCCCGGCATTAAAAGTAAGCTGCTATCATTTGATCGGGTCAAAAAGAGCGGAAGGGAAAGACAGTATCCGTATCGATGCAGCCCATGCGGGAGAACGCATGGAAGCTTATATCGCTTTTATCAAAGATGATGGAAAACAAGTCTCAAATAGTGTTTATGCCGGTTCTTTAAATGCTGGTAAAGGAGTAAAAACCGAGAAGGAAACAGCGCCAAAAACAGCAACACCAATTCTGGATTTCAGTTTTTCAGGCTCAGATTTTGAAATCCTAAACGATCAGAACCAGAATTCAATATCAGATGAAGGTTGGTCCCGTTACTGCTTAAAAAACAAGGCTAATGATGAGATTATTGGTGATTTCGCCTTTAAGCTCAGACGAAACAACCAGTATATAGGCGAAATTAAGATCAACATCTCTCCTACCGAACAACGCAAAGGTTATGCAAAAGAAACGGTATCTGCGGCCTTGTCTTTCCTGTTTAAAAATGCAAAAGTTAACCGGGTTGTGAAAACCATAGATGCCCAAAATGAGGCTGCTATAGCCTTACTGAGGAGCTTAGGCTTCAGAGAAGAAGGTTATTTCATTGAAAATGTCTTCGTCGGCGGTAAGTGGATCAACGAATATCAATTTGCCCTGTTAAAATCGGAATGGGATTTAATGAATTAG
- a CDS encoding LytR/AlgR family response regulator transcription factor encodes MISAIIIDDEPINIDNLQALLARHCKEIAVVGTAVSADEAKELILELKPDVLFLDIEMPGKNGFDLLRSINEPDFDVVFVTAYDAYGIMAVKFSALDYLLKPINIAELKSTVGRIAESVNAKRHNARLNNLLKLLDRTSPDENQKIALPTLKETYLVPVKDIVRCMSSNNYTTFFLTNGAEHLISKPLYEYDELLSPYGFIRCHQSHLVNKAHVTSILNEDSGYLIMNYTNQKVPVSKQKKSSIKALLKL; translated from the coding sequence ATGATAAGCGCAATAATAATTGACGATGAGCCCATCAATATAGATAACTTACAAGCTTTACTTGCCCGTCACTGCAAGGAGATAGCGGTCGTAGGTACAGCGGTAAGTGCTGATGAGGCGAAAGAACTGATCCTGGAGTTAAAGCCGGATGTGCTGTTTCTGGATATAGAAATGCCGGGAAAGAATGGTTTTGATTTGTTAAGATCGATTAATGAACCTGATTTTGACGTTGTATTTGTCACTGCTTACGATGCTTATGGTATCATGGCCGTTAAATTTTCGGCGCTCGACTATTTGTTAAAGCCAATAAATATTGCAGAGCTCAAAAGCACGGTAGGCAGAATCGCTGAGTCAGTGAATGCGAAAAGACATAATGCCAGGTTGAATAACCTTCTTAAACTGCTGGACCGCACATCACCGGACGAGAATCAGAAAATTGCTTTACCTACATTGAAGGAAACTTATCTGGTACCGGTAAAGGATATTGTGAGGTGTATGTCTTCGAATAATTATACCACATTTTTTTTGACGAATGGGGCCGAACACCTGATCTCAAAACCTTTGTATGAGTATGATGAGCTATTGAGTCCTTATGGGTTTATCCGGTGTCATCAGTCTCATTTGGTCAATAAAGCACATGTTACCAGTATCCTCAATGAAGATTCCGGATACCTGATCATGAATTACACAAACCAGAAGGTTCCCGTTTCAAAACAGAAAAAAAGTTCGATCAAAGCTTTGTTAAAGTTGTAA
- a CDS encoding sensor histidine kinase, whose translation MNLIAFILVLVTGVPGAYSQPAKGPEKSYLRFDVAAGVPGSEVKENRQGKLIKVEVSGGFISIYTSSAFHNETHRLSEKKGSQETERPIGGYTAYLSPGSEFFTDVTDRKSNALLCRYVVQRPKLIPEIKFYQHGENSKTPFYISSSGDHSDQLSLSPGEFKLGITERADFKDMEVEYTLVNLKTKRSQRGIGKTGFDSLKLTANTAYELRVNYVVQKESVELIYLNVKPYWYQSSITYIIFLAIVVILVFLLITSGLKNKIKSSQKKQQKMEEAAIRLQSLLNPHFTFNALSSIQGLMNTDRIEEANQYLQEFSSLLRKTLAKSQQVFSSLDQELEMMRMYIHLEALRFNFSWDISVSEELQTSGIEIPTLLLQPLVENAIKHGLSGLGDRGKLQIICREGEKQNTFVVIVKDNGTWLDKSSGSGYGLSLTTERILAINKLKKEQAIVLDFNKESGTEAILTFHNWIDN comes from the coding sequence ATGAATTTAATTGCCTTTATTCTAGTTCTTGTTACGGGTGTTCCAGGCGCTTACAGCCAGCCGGCCAAAGGACCAGAAAAATCATACCTGCGCTTTGATGTTGCTGCTGGAGTGCCAGGCAGCGAGGTTAAGGAAAATCGACAGGGAAAGTTGATTAAGGTTGAGGTATCGGGTGGTTTTATTAGCATTTACACTTCCAGCGCATTCCATAATGAGACTCACAGGCTTTCAGAAAAGAAAGGAAGCCAGGAAACAGAACGTCCGATCGGGGGCTATACAGCTTATCTATCTCCCGGATCTGAATTTTTTACGGATGTGACGGACCGAAAAAGTAATGCGCTGTTGTGCAGGTATGTTGTCCAAAGGCCAAAACTCATTCCTGAAATCAAGTTCTATCAGCATGGAGAAAACAGTAAAACTCCTTTCTATATTTCCTCTTCCGGAGATCATTCTGATCAGCTTAGTTTATCACCCGGAGAATTTAAATTAGGCATTACCGAAAGGGCTGATTTTAAGGATATGGAGGTAGAATATACTTTAGTCAACTTAAAAACAAAAAGATCTCAGCGTGGAATAGGTAAAACCGGGTTTGATTCTTTAAAGCTGACCGCAAATACAGCATACGAATTAAGGGTTAACTATGTGGTTCAAAAAGAAAGCGTGGAGCTGATTTATCTGAATGTAAAACCTTACTGGTATCAATCTTCCATCACCTATATTATATTTCTGGCCATAGTTGTCATCCTTGTTTTTCTTTTGATCACCAGCGGCTTAAAGAATAAAATCAAATCCTCACAAAAGAAACAGCAAAAAATGGAAGAGGCAGCGATCAGGTTACAGTCGCTGCTAAATCCTCATTTTACCTTTAACGCGCTCAGCTCGATTCAGGGGTTGATGAATACAGACCGCATAGAAGAAGCGAATCAATATTTACAGGAATTTAGTTCCTTGCTCAGGAAAACACTGGCTAAAAGTCAGCAGGTTTTCAGCAGCCTCGATCAGGAGCTGGAAATGATGCGCATGTATATCCACCTGGAAGCCTTACGCTTCAATTTTTCCTGGGATATATCCGTCTCTGAAGAGCTCCAAACATCAGGAATAGAAATACCCACTTTGCTGTTGCAGCCTCTGGTAGAGAATGCTATCAAACACGGCCTTTCCGGCCTTGGCGATAGAGGAAAACTACAGATCATTTGCCGGGAAGGAGAGAAACAAAATACTTTTGTAGTTATAGTGAAAGATAATGGAACCTGGCTGGATAAAAGCTCCGGTTCAGGATATGGTCTTTCTTTAACCACAGAAAGAATCCTGGCCATTAATAAACTGAAGAAAGAACAGGCAATTGTGCTTGATTTCAATAAGGAATCAGGGACGGAAGCCATTTTAACATTTCACAACTGGATTGATAATTAA
- a CDS encoding TlpA family protein disulfide reductase, translating to MKTIMILLLSMLFCCSWNAKAQTKETLQNRIQMMTKESDPEKNVVSMRNIIRDYQLDSVKNSEDIDVLKGQVALSFLKAGTFLKFEIYIGLIRNKFNQTSYLNMAADQLFRAGNNMDYAQALAQKTVELYDSYKDDPSARPDGFPLEDWNRFMRMAAYPYYETYAAILHENRDDKTALIFEEKALKGIDLDDAMSSSITLYSTLLVSQGQEDKAREILMKLDPIQREGNDTYRTKIAKTMFTNQEASNFSLLDLHGKRVTLADLRGKVVVLDFWATWCAPCVASMPAMEKISKQHPEVVFLFVATRENGKDAALRVASYVKMNKFPVNALMDQPMDQHTELFQVASAYKVDGIPTKVVIDRKGKLRFSTKGYSSDRELINELEAMIAIAKEQ from the coding sequence ATGAAAACGATCATGATTTTATTATTGAGTATGCTTTTTTGCTGCTCATGGAATGCAAAAGCACAAACCAAAGAAACCCTGCAAAACCGGATTCAAATGATGACTAAAGAATCGGATCCGGAAAAAAATGTCGTTTCGATGCGCAATATCATCCGGGATTACCAGCTCGATTCGGTGAAAAACTCGGAAGATATTGATGTTTTGAAAGGTCAGGTGGCACTTTCCTTTCTCAAGGCTGGTACCTTTCTGAAGTTTGAAATCTACATTGGTTTAATCAGAAACAAATTTAATCAGACCTCTTATCTGAATATGGCAGCAGATCAGTTATTCCGTGCCGGAAACAACATGGATTATGCGCAGGCTCTGGCACAAAAAACCGTGGAGTTGTACGATTCTTATAAAGATGACCCATCGGCCAGGCCTGATGGCTTTCCTCTGGAAGATTGGAACAGGTTTATGAGAATGGCTGCGTATCCGTATTATGAAACTTATGCTGCAATTCTTCATGAAAATAGAGACGATAAAACCGCATTAATCTTCGAGGAGAAAGCATTAAAAGGCATTGATCTGGACGATGCCATGTCATCATCAATAACACTTTATAGTACTTTATTGGTTTCTCAGGGGCAAGAAGATAAAGCCAGAGAGATATTGATGAAATTGGATCCTATACAAAGAGAAGGAAATGATACCTACAGAACGAAGATTGCCAAAACTATGTTTACTAACCAGGAAGCCTCAAATTTCAGCCTTTTGGACCTTCATGGGAAACGGGTAACACTTGCAGACCTGAGAGGGAAGGTGGTGGTATTAGATTTTTGGGCTACATGGTGTGCTCCATGTGTCGCCTCAATGCCGGCAATGGAAAAAATTAGCAAACAACATCCAGAGGTGGTTTTTTTGTTTGTAGCTACTCGAGAGAACGGAAAAGATGCAGCGCTGCGTGTAGCATCTTATGTTAAAATGAATAAATTTCCGGTTAATGCGTTAATGGATCAACCTATGGATCAGCATACGGAACTATTCCAGGTGGCATCCGCCTATAAAGTAGATGGGATCCCCACCAAAGTAGTCATCGACAGGAAAGGTAAATTGCGGTTTTCAACCAAGGGCTATTCATCAGATAGGGAACTGATCAATGAACTGGAAGCAATGATTGCTATTGCCAAAGAGCAATAA
- the gwsS gene encoding grasp-with-spasm system SPASM domain peptide maturase, translated as MDNLNRYGKKYLIPLASCLFTTGAKRALLCDLQRQRFMPVPMSLKDLVTDYKGKRIEEMYADYPEEEHQTLEEYLDFLLEGEYIFLSNTAADAERFIDLPLDFLPSGKIQNAIIDVDGQSSFDLHKIIAELISLDCIAIQVRSYRLMELEEILDITTATANSNCRNIEFIIPYSESIAGNSQLEEVFIVHQRIGSIICYDAPENRSDWYLGNQIRVDYTMQHLSDETHCGVFHLSYFSPNIPHFTEAQLHNTCLNQKISVDRFGQIKNCPGMATAYGDIKDTSLSSVVARSDFKKMWTIHKDEIRTCKDCEFRYICTDCRAYLEDPADDYSKPLKCGYDPHTASWEDWSKNPLKQSAILSYGFKFTAI; from the coding sequence ATGGACAATTTAAACCGCTACGGAAAAAAGTACCTGATCCCCTTAGCCAGTTGTCTGTTTACGACAGGGGCTAAAAGAGCTTTGCTCTGCGATTTGCAGCGGCAAAGATTTATGCCCGTACCTATGAGTTTAAAAGACCTGGTTACAGACTACAAAGGAAAAAGAATTGAAGAGATGTATGCTGATTATCCGGAAGAAGAACATCAGACCCTGGAGGAGTACCTGGACTTTTTACTGGAAGGCGAGTATATTTTTTTAAGCAATACCGCTGCCGATGCAGAAAGGTTTATCGACTTACCCCTGGATTTTCTGCCTTCCGGAAAAATCCAGAATGCCATTATTGATGTAGACGGGCAATCGTCTTTTGATCTGCACAAGATCATTGCAGAACTGATCTCCTTGGATTGCATCGCTATTCAGGTTCGTAGTTACCGTTTGATGGAGCTGGAAGAAATCCTCGATATCACTACTGCAACAGCGAACAGCAATTGCAGAAACATTGAATTTATTATTCCCTATTCTGAAAGCATTGCCGGCAATTCACAATTGGAAGAGGTTTTTATCGTGCATCAAAGGATCGGATCGATCATTTGTTATGACGCCCCTGAAAACAGGTCAGACTGGTATCTCGGTAATCAGATCAGGGTGGATTATACCATGCAGCACCTTTCAGATGAAACGCATTGCGGCGTTTTTCATTTGTCCTATTTCAGTCCCAATATCCCTCATTTTACAGAAGCACAGCTTCATAATACCTGTTTGAATCAGAAAATCAGCGTGGATAGGTTCGGTCAGATTAAGAATTGCCCCGGCATGGCAACTGCTTATGGAGATATTAAGGATACTTCATTGAGTAGCGTAGTCGCCAGATCAGACTTTAAAAAAATGTGGACGATCCATAAAGATGAAATCCGGACCTGTAAAGACTGCGAATTCCGTTATATCTGTACCGATTGCCGGGCTTATCTGGAAGATCCTGCAGATGATTACAGCAAACCTTTAAAATGCGGATACGACCCTCATACTGCTTCATGGGAGGATTGGAGTAAGAACCCTTTGAAGCAAAGTGCCATTCTCTCTTACGGTTTCAAATTCACAGCCATTTAG